A section of the Deltaproteobacteria bacterium genome encodes:
- a CDS encoding stage 0 sporulation family protein gives MDKIVGIRFRRGGKVYYFDPGHFVLKEGDEVIVKTEKGLGFGFVATPVRQRQPNYPAKELKEVFRLANNADRRQYKANIAREKDAFAFCQQRIAKRGLPMRLVDVESFFDGSKIIFYFCADGRVDFRELVKDLVKKLRTRVELRQIGVRNKAKMIGGLGPCGRELCCTTFLREFHSVSVKMAKEQNLSLNPTKISGVCGRLMCCLKYEYADYQRLKKGLPKVGKRVHSSEGSGKIIRQNVMEQRLIVQLDEGGEVELAAADISMDDNSERKK, from the coding sequence ATGGATAAGATCGTCGGTATTCGCTTTCGAAGAGGGGGCAAGGTCTATTACTTCGATCCAGGCCACTTTGTCCTCAAAGAAGGCGACGAGGTCATAGTCAAGACCGAAAAGGGATTGGGATTCGGCTTCGTGGCCACGCCAGTGCGCCAAAGGCAGCCCAATTATCCTGCCAAGGAACTGAAAGAGGTCTTCCGCCTGGCCAACAATGCCGACCGCCGCCAGTACAAGGCAAATATTGCTCGGGAAAAGGATGCCTTTGCCTTCTGTCAGCAGAGGATTGCCAAACGTGGACTGCCCATGAGACTGGTGGATGTGGAGAGCTTCTTTGACGGTTCAAAAATAATATTTTACTTTTGTGCAGACGGCCGTGTTGATTTCAGAGAGCTCGTCAAAGATCTGGTCAAGAAACTCAGAACAAGAGTGGAGCTTCGTCAGATAGGTGTCCGCAACAAGGCCAAAATGATTGGCGGTCTGGGTCCTTGTGGCCGGGAATTATGCTGCACCACTTTTTTGAGAGAGTTCCATTCGGTCTCGGTGAAAATGGCAAAAGAGCAAAATCTCTCCCTGAACCCCACAAAAATTTCCGGGGTCTGTGGCCGACTCATGTGTTGTCTCAAATACGAGTATGCCGACTACCAGCGGCTGAAAAAGGGCCTGCCCAAAGTGGGAAAACGGGTGCACTCATCAGAAGGATCCGGCAAGATTATCAGGCAAAATGTCATGGAGCAGCGACTGATAGTGCAGTTGGATGAAGGAGGAGAGGTAGAGCTGGCAGCTGCCGACATCAGCATGGATGACAACAGTGAGAGAAAGAAATGA
- the rsmB gene encoding 16S rRNA (cytosine(967)-C(5))-methyltransferase RsmB, translating into MNSRSMAMHILMQVAQQGSHADVLLSGCFKRQATLDARDRAFITELVYGTLRWQARLDWIIDRYARMKSARMALPVRVILRLATYQLLYLDRVPPSAAVNEAVKLAKASQPLYIVRFVNAVLRSIAANRDALRDALSEKSTPERWAVAFSFPGWLIEKWLAELGQQETEAFCRSSNEVAPTTIRVNTLKTTVTELARVLGARGFKVTPGRFSPEAIHLDNIRTDLSSLPEYLRGEFQVQDEAAQLVSHLVAPQPGERILDACAGLGGKSTHLGQLMKNEGRLTAMDKQGWRLNHLQENARRLQISCIDTKEVDLLEMGAAHPWLASFDRILLDAPCSGLGVLRRKPDIKWKINKKDLRRLQRTQLALLAAVAPMVRPGGLLVYATCTVSREENEAVVQEFLGCHADFCQEAAVSALPRQSREVVDENGNLRTWPHKHGIDGFFAVRLRRAARHPARLHQGALQWKASL; encoded by the coding sequence ATGAATTCGCGGTCGATGGCCATGCACATCCTCATGCAGGTGGCTCAGCAAGGCTCTCATGCTGATGTCTTGCTGAGTGGGTGTTTCAAAAGGCAGGCCACCCTGGATGCCAGAGACCGGGCCTTTATTACTGAACTGGTCTACGGCACGCTGCGCTGGCAAGCCCGCCTCGACTGGATCATTGACCGCTATGCACGGATGAAGTCGGCCAGAATGGCCCTGCCCGTACGAGTGATCTTGCGGCTGGCAACCTACCAGCTCCTCTATCTAGATCGGGTGCCTCCTTCTGCTGCCGTGAATGAAGCGGTAAAACTGGCCAAAGCCAGTCAACCTCTCTACATCGTCCGCTTTGTCAATGCGGTGCTGAGAAGCATTGCAGCCAACCGCGACGCTCTCCGAGACGCTTTGTCAGAGAAGTCAACTCCTGAAAGATGGGCAGTGGCATTTTCCTTTCCTGGCTGGTTGATAGAGAAATGGCTTGCTGAACTGGGTCAGCAGGAAACGGAAGCCTTCTGCCGCTCGAGCAATGAGGTGGCGCCCACTACCATCAGGGTGAATACTTTGAAAACCACGGTTACTGAATTGGCAAGGGTTCTTGGCGCGCGAGGTTTCAAGGTGACACCTGGCAGATTTTCTCCTGAGGCCATTCATCTTGACAATATCCGTACGGATCTTTCCTCATTGCCTGAATACCTCCGGGGAGAATTCCAGGTACAGGATGAAGCGGCACAGCTCGTCAGCCACCTTGTGGCTCCTCAACCCGGAGAACGGATACTGGATGCCTGCGCCGGCCTGGGAGGGAAAAGCACCCATCTGGGCCAACTGATGAAAAATGAGGGGCGCCTCACTGCTATGGACAAGCAGGGCTGGCGCCTAAACCATTTGCAAGAGAATGCCAGGCGACTGCAGATCTCCTGCATCGACACCAAGGAGGTAGACCTGCTCGAGATGGGCGCAGCCCATCCCTGGCTAGCCTCCTTCGACCGGATACTGCTTGATGCACCCTGCAGTGGTCTGGGAGTACTCAGGAGGAAACCAGATATCAAGTGGAAGATCAACAAAAAGGATTTGCGACGCTTACAGCGGACGCAGCTGGCGCTTCTTGCGGCAGTGGCGCCCATGGTGCGACCAGGAGGTCTCCTGGTGTATGCTACTTGCACAGTCTCCCGCGAAGAGAACGAAGCCGTGGTCCAGGAGTTTCTTGGCTGCCACGCCGATTTTTGCCAGGAGGCGGCTGTCTCTGCTCTGCCCAGGCAGAGCAGAGAAGTGGTGGATGAAAACGGCAATCTCAGAACCTGGCCGCATAAACATGGCATAGATGGCTTCTTTGCCGTGCGGCTGCGCAGGGCTGCAAGACATCCTGCTCGCCTCCATCAAGGGGCCCTGCAATGGAAGGCGAGCCTCTGA
- the metG gene encoding methionine--tRNA ligase — translation MTTRSYITTPIYYVNAPPHLGHAYTTIVADVINRFHKLMGKETFFLTGTDEHGDKVVEAAAAAGKDPQSYADEISALFRNIWPKLRITNNYFIRTTDEAHKRVVQYILQKVYDSGDIYFSSYSGQYCVGCERFYTERELVDGKCPQHDRAPVLRHEENYFFRMSKYQDWLIDHINNNPDFIRPERYRNEVLSFLNEPLDDLCISRPKSRLSWGITLPFDDRYVTYVWFDALINYVSALGYPDGELYQRFWPVAQHLIAKDILKPHGIYWPTMLKAANIPLYRHLNVHGYWNVDEKKMSKSRGTVVKPLDLLKIYGLDAFRYFLMREMVFGLDANFSEEALINRINADLANDFGNLASRLLTMVKKYCDGKVPAPASLQAEDTALREAAMQLHHSYVANMEELQFHKALMELWAVINLINRYIDQCAPWVLARDDSSKSRLHTVLNCALEALKIVTVLLAPVMPAASEDLLSRLGLQKDSLDLRLARDASWGTLIPGTAIRRGKPLFPRVDKISAMAAAGPQSSLPQLAIDEFARLDLRVAEIMEAESIPGSNKLLKLQVDMGETRTIVAGIAQSYKPAELKGKQVIVVANLKPATLMGVRSEGMVLAASDGSSLTLVTPEEKMKPGTPVK, via the coding sequence ATGACAACGAGAAGCTACATTACCACCCCCATTTACTACGTGAACGCCCCCCCTCATCTTGGTCATGCCTATACTACTATTGTGGCCGACGTCATCAATCGCTTTCACAAGCTCATGGGGAAAGAAACTTTTTTTCTCACCGGTACGGACGAGCACGGCGACAAGGTTGTGGAAGCCGCTGCTGCAGCCGGCAAAGACCCCCAATCGTATGCCGATGAAATCAGCGCTCTCTTCCGCAACATCTGGCCAAAATTGAGGATCACCAACAACTATTTCATCCGGACCACAGACGAGGCTCACAAGCGGGTGGTCCAGTACATCCTGCAGAAAGTTTATGACAGTGGCGACATCTACTTCAGCTCTTACAGTGGCCAGTACTGCGTAGGCTGTGAGCGCTTCTATACGGAACGAGAACTGGTCGACGGCAAGTGCCCTCAGCATGACCGGGCTCCAGTTCTGCGCCACGAGGAAAATTACTTTTTCAGAATGAGCAAGTACCAGGACTGGCTCATCGACCACATCAACAACAATCCTGACTTTATCAGGCCAGAGCGCTATCGCAATGAGGTCCTGAGCTTCCTGAACGAACCCCTGGACGACCTGTGCATTTCTCGTCCCAAATCGCGGCTCAGCTGGGGTATCACCCTGCCTTTTGATGACCGCTATGTTACCTACGTCTGGTTCGATGCCCTCATAAATTACGTCTCGGCTCTCGGCTATCCCGACGGCGAACTCTATCAGCGCTTCTGGCCAGTAGCGCAACACCTGATCGCCAAGGACATCTTGAAGCCGCACGGCATCTACTGGCCCACCATGCTAAAGGCGGCAAACATTCCTTTGTATCGGCACCTCAATGTGCACGGCTACTGGAATGTGGATGAAAAGAAGATGTCCAAGAGCAGAGGTACGGTGGTCAAGCCACTGGATCTTCTCAAGATCTATGGCCTTGACGCCTTTCGTTACTTTCTCATGCGGGAGATGGTATTCGGGCTCGACGCCAACTTCAGCGAGGAGGCGTTGATCAACCGCATCAACGCTGATCTGGCCAATGATTTTGGCAACCTGGCGAGCCGCCTCCTCACCATGGTAAAAAAATACTGCGACGGCAAAGTGCCGGCGCCTGCCAGCCTGCAAGCGGAAGATACAGCCCTGCGAGAAGCAGCCATGCAGCTGCATCACAGCTATGTGGCCAACATGGAGGAACTGCAGTTTCACAAAGCTCTAATGGAGCTCTGGGCAGTGATCAACCTTATAAATCGCTATATAGACCAGTGTGCACCCTGGGTGCTGGCCAGAGACGACAGCAGTAAATCTCGCCTGCACACAGTACTGAATTGTGCTCTCGAAGCCCTGAAAATCGTCACTGTGCTTCTGGCTCCGGTCATGCCGGCAGCCAGTGAGGATTTGTTGAGCAGGCTTGGTCTGCAAAAGGACTCTCTGGACCTCAGGCTGGCAAGGGATGCTTCCTGGGGGACTCTCATACCGGGCACTGCCATCCGCCGAGGCAAACCTCTCTTCCCCAGGGTTGACAAGATCTCTGCCATGGCAGCTGCAGGCCCTCAGAGCAGCCTGCCACAGCTGGCAATTGATGAATTTGCCAGGTTGGACCTTCGGGTTGCCGAAATCATGGAAGCGGAAAGCATTCCTGGCTCCAACAAACTGCTCAAGCTGCAAGTTGATATGGGTGAGACCAGGACCATAGTAGCCGGCATCGCCCAGTCCTACAAGCCAGCCGAACTCAAGGGGAAGCAGGTGATAGTGGTGGCAAACCTGAAACCGGCCACCCTGATGGGAGTACGCTCAGAAGGGATGGTTCTTGCCGCCAGCGACGGCAGCAGCCTCACATTGGTGACCCCGGAAGAAAAAATGAAGCCAGGCACTCCTGTCAAGTAG
- a CDS encoding ribulose-phosphate 3-epimerase, translated as MKKLAPSILAADFGRLHQEVAAVTAAGADYIHLDVMDGHFVPNITLGPEVVKAVRRATHLPLDVHLMVSNPDSYLEEFVKAGADTLGVHVEVLPHLHRTLERIRELGVRASVTLNPSTPLVMIEHVLDLVDQVLLMTVNPGFGGQQFIAAMVPKIAQLRRMIDERGLQVELEVDGGINPHTIGKAARAGAEVFVAGSAVFSTADYQATLELLRKRIRQALKT; from the coding sequence ATGAAAAAACTGGCGCCATCGATTCTGGCTGCCGATTTCGGCAGGCTGCATCAAGAAGTGGCTGCCGTAACTGCAGCCGGCGCAGACTACATTCACCTGGATGTGATGGACGGGCATTTCGTCCCCAACATCACCCTTGGCCCCGAGGTGGTTAAGGCAGTACGCCGGGCCACCCATCTGCCGTTGGATGTGCATCTGATGGTGAGCAATCCTGATTCTTATCTGGAAGAGTTTGTCAAGGCTGGGGCAGACACTCTCGGGGTGCACGTGGAGGTCTTGCCCCATCTGCATCGCACCCTGGAGCGCATCAGGGAACTGGGCGTCAGGGCCAGCGTCACCCTCAATCCCTCCACCCCTTTGGTGATGATCGAACACGTCCTGGACCTGGTGGACCAGGTGCTGCTCATGACTGTAAACCCCGGGTTTGGTGGCCAGCAGTTCATTGCAGCCATGGTGCCGAAAATTGCCCAGCTCAGGCGCATGATAGATGAGCGTGGGCTGCAGGTGGAGCTCGAGGTGGATGGTGGCATCAACCCCCATACCATCGGCAAGGCAGCCCGGGCCGGGGCTGAGGTGTTTGTTGCAGGTTCAGCAGTGTTTTCTACTGCAGATTACCAGGCAACCCTCGAGTTGCTCAGGAAAAGGATTCGCCAGGCCCTTAAAACCTGA
- a CDS encoding PASTA domain-containing protein, with protein MAIIGKMLRVGLFLGIFLIALLSGLFFTSKWIVQNEAEVVVPDLVGHDTVYALDLLTSLGLNIKVSGFEWSDSVPKNFIAFQDPAPGVRLKRDRDVKVVLSRGSRTVRMPNVVGVRLQEAVLVLSQNGLQQGGICRVFSQRYPRNIVMAQSPAALGEIERGRPVDLLVSKGPRPPVRAMPELRHQSVSKALLRLKGLGLTVAAIQEVHSPGEPLNVIVSQRPVAGYRVTAATPITLQTNRSRQRPEQRPGLLLISYLVPEGYFKKEITVFQQIGGKTVEISRGIHQPGELLQWLVWARSPQEVSIYADGVHQLPEGAVLQQEGIGRLYMNMEEFDALAWQ; from the coding sequence ATGGCTATTATTGGCAAAATGCTTCGAGTAGGCCTCTTCCTGGGGATTTTTCTCATCGCCCTGTTATCAGGACTTTTTTTTACGAGTAAATGGATCGTCCAGAATGAGGCGGAGGTGGTGGTTCCCGACTTGGTGGGTCATGATACAGTGTATGCCCTGGATCTTCTCACTTCCCTGGGGTTGAATATCAAGGTAAGCGGCTTCGAATGGAGTGATAGTGTGCCGAAAAATTTTATCGCCTTTCAGGATCCTGCTCCGGGCGTCAGACTCAAACGCGACAGGGATGTGAAAGTGGTGCTCTCTCGTGGATCCAGAACTGTGCGCATGCCCAATGTGGTAGGCGTCAGGCTGCAGGAAGCAGTACTGGTTCTGTCCCAGAATGGTCTACAGCAAGGGGGCATCTGCCGGGTATTTTCACAGCGCTATCCTCGCAATATTGTCATGGCGCAGTCACCTGCTGCTCTAGGTGAGATCGAGCGTGGCCGTCCAGTGGATCTACTGGTTAGCAAGGGGCCCAGGCCGCCGGTCAGAGCCATGCCTGAACTCAGGCACCAATCCGTGAGCAAAGCACTGTTGAGGCTGAAAGGCCTCGGTCTCACTGTTGCTGCCATTCAGGAGGTACACAGCCCCGGGGAACCCCTGAATGTCATCGTCAGCCAGAGACCAGTGGCTGGCTATCGCGTCACTGCCGCCACCCCCATTACTCTGCAGACAAATCGCAGTCGGCAGCGCCCAGAGCAGCGCCCCGGGTTGTTGCTGATTTCTTATCTGGTGCCCGAAGGCTATTTCAAGAAGGAGATAACGGTTTTTCAGCAGATCGGTGGCAAGACAGTAGAGATTTCCCGAGGGATTCATCAGCCAGGCGAACTGTTGCAGTGGTTGGTGTGGGCCCGCTCTCCACAAGAGGTGAGTATTTACGCAGATGGTGTCCATCAGCTGCCCGAAGGGGCTGTCTTGCAACAGGAAGGCATTGGCAGGCTCTATATGAATATGGAGGAATTCGACGCGCTTGCATGGCAATAG